The following proteins are co-located in the Polystyrenella longa genome:
- a CDS encoding DUF1571 domain-containing protein produces MLHQTKSYFRNSSKNESCRCLSSERTKSKLAVVGMLSLSFLAANSLLQAEEPNQVQRSTSALKQNREQNPKVVDNRVRPVSDVVTEVANPKLAKMLKQLEKCQEEVNKLQDYTADFEKYELVDRTGPVRQQMKIKHRPNPFSVHLQFLSGSPQADQVLYSQGFNQDQIQVKLTGALSLLTSSVSLPPRDPKAMEYSRHPITEIGLKGLLEGIVTMWKDDLKYADLEVYFYKDAKLNQSSTATYYAFKTVHPRPRNIPRFQESTLWIDKKTLLPVQLVNKGFNPNGGEAVLVEMYKYTNLKTNVGLQNADFDPRRYNF; encoded by the coding sequence ATGCTTCATCAGACCAAAAGCTATTTTCGGAATTCTTCTAAGAACGAATCCTGTCGCTGCTTGAGTTCTGAAAGAACGAAATCAAAATTGGCCGTTGTGGGGATGCTCTCTCTTTCCTTCCTTGCTGCGAACTCTCTGCTGCAGGCGGAAGAGCCGAATCAGGTTCAACGCTCCACTTCTGCATTGAAGCAAAATCGAGAGCAAAACCCGAAAGTCGTGGACAATCGTGTTCGCCCGGTGAGCGATGTCGTCACCGAAGTGGCCAATCCCAAACTGGCAAAAATGCTGAAGCAATTAGAGAAATGCCAGGAAGAAGTTAATAAACTACAGGACTACACGGCGGACTTTGAAAAATACGAGTTGGTAGACAGAACAGGCCCCGTACGCCAGCAGATGAAAATTAAACATCGCCCCAATCCTTTCAGCGTGCACCTTCAATTTTTGAGTGGGAGTCCGCAGGCTGATCAGGTCCTGTATAGTCAGGGATTTAACCAGGACCAGATACAAGTGAAACTGACCGGAGCGCTTAGCTTGCTGACTTCTTCCGTTAGCTTGCCTCCTCGCGACCCTAAAGCTATGGAGTACAGCCGCCACCCGATTACGGAGATTGGTCTGAAAGGTCTGCTGGAGGGGATCGTCACCATGTGGAAAGACGATCTCAAGTATGCTGACTTGGAAGTTTACTTCTACAAAGATGCCAAGTTGAACCAGAGTTCAACAGCGACCTACTACGCGTTTAAAACAGTGCATCCTCGGCCACGAAATATTCCCCGCTTTCAGGAATCGACTTTGTGGATCGATAAGAAAACCCTGTTGCCGGTGCAGTTGGTTAATAAAGGATTTAATCCGAACGGGGGTGAGGCAGTTCTCGTAGAAATGTACAAGTACACCAATTTGAAAACGAACGTCGGCCTGCAAAATGCGGACTTCGACCCACGACGGTATAATTTCTAA
- a CDS encoding RNA polymerase sigma factor has product MSVEDQQLIEQFLQGDADAFDQLILRYQDRLFNTLLRMFNSEQDAQDAVQEAFVQVFQKLHTFQGKSQFYSWLCRIAINNVLTQKRKRKLATTSLETAKEKAGIEPDDHNRESHPSHQLETSENQSAIQRALNELADDQRTVIVLKEIEGLKYEEIAEIIDCPVGTVRSRIHRARSELRQKLQFLWDDNLQQ; this is encoded by the coding sequence GTGAGTGTTGAAGACCAACAACTGATTGAACAGTTTCTGCAGGGGGACGCAGATGCGTTCGACCAATTGATTCTGCGATATCAGGATCGTCTCTTCAACACGCTGCTGCGGATGTTTAACTCCGAGCAGGATGCCCAGGACGCAGTACAGGAAGCCTTCGTGCAGGTCTTTCAGAAGCTGCATACCTTCCAGGGAAAGTCCCAGTTCTATTCCTGGTTGTGCCGCATCGCAATCAATAACGTGCTCACCCAGAAACGAAAACGAAAGCTGGCGACCACGTCGCTGGAGACAGCCAAAGAAAAGGCAGGCATCGAACCGGACGATCACAACCGGGAGAGTCATCCATCTCACCAGTTGGAAACGAGCGAGAATCAGTCGGCCATTCAACGCGCATTAAATGAGCTGGCGGACGATCAGCGTACAGTCATCGTCTTGAAGGAAATCGAAGGCTTGAAGTACGAGGAGATCGCCGAAATTATCGATTGCCCTGTCGGCACGGTCCGCAGCCGAATTCATCGCGCACGATCTGAGCTTCGCCAGAAATTGCAATTTTTATGGGACGATAATCTCCAGCAGTAA
- a CDS encoding lysophospholipid acyltransferase family protein, with translation MKIRSRLLTKIAARTVVFMTRTLFRTLRMEIYTPFDLEIYTSKDRPENHISSVWHDQLLFSTFGVKSVNISALVSRHQDGEYLAESMRCLGFGTIRGSSSRGAVAALKEMVSTGSGGQRLVMTPDGPRGPHHELKNGVVYIASRSGMPIICVATVSAKHWLVKGSWTNLVIPKPFSRAVLVASELISIPPDLNKEEIEEYRQRIQLRMEQMETEAYAILHGERTRPSHMENDESSASSDVRQAA, from the coding sequence GTGAAAATTCGTAGTCGCCTGCTGACCAAAATTGCCGCCCGCACCGTCGTCTTTATGACGCGGACTCTTTTCCGCACCCTGCGCATGGAAATTTATACTCCCTTCGATCTCGAGATATATACTTCGAAAGATCGACCGGAAAACCATATATCTTCGGTGTGGCATGATCAGCTGCTGTTCTCGACCTTCGGCGTTAAGTCGGTCAATATTTCTGCTCTAGTCAGTCGGCATCAGGATGGCGAATACCTGGCCGAATCGATGCGATGCCTCGGGTTCGGCACGATTCGCGGTTCGTCCAGTCGTGGAGCGGTTGCTGCCTTGAAAGAAATGGTGAGTACCGGTTCTGGAGGACAGCGCCTGGTGATGACCCCCGATGGTCCGCGTGGGCCTCACCATGAATTGAAAAACGGAGTGGTCTACATTGCGTCCCGCTCTGGCATGCCCATTATTTGCGTGGCGACAGTTTCCGCCAAGCATTGGTTGGTGAAAGGGAGCTGGACGAATCTGGTCATTCCTAAACCGTTCAGCCGAGCCGTGCTGGTCGCCAGCGAACTGATTTCCATTCCGCCCGATCTCAACAAAGAAGAGATCGAAGAGTATCGCCAGCGAATTCAGCTTCGCATGGAGCAAATGGAGACCGAGGCTTACGCCATCCTCCACGGGGAACGAACCCGCCCCTCGCATATGGAAAACGATGAGTCAAGTGCTTCATCGGATGTGCGTCAGGCTGCCTGA
- a CDS encoding prolipoprotein diacylglyceryl transferase has translation MRQVLFRITLDGSVNLGPLGEIPLFGFGLVLLIWTLFNGGLLWFSRQNKSDEEKSSILRSTLVTWAIGSVVIFLLPNFASRIPQGIPVFGYGFMVMLGILAGGWTAGRRAESVGIPKQVMWDTAFAVVFMGIVGARLFFVVQYSESVFQGVNSLPGYFFALVNLPDGGLVLYGGLIAGTLTFFARCYLKGYSPRLIADIAAPSMLLGMAFGRIGCLFNGCCWGDRCTLPWAITFPQNSVPYMSLVKRGFLSPEALQTIPLHPSQIYSSVNALILSVLAAAYFHRRAKDGQVTLLVLIIYPITRFLIEFIRGDEMGQFDTSMTISQWVSLLIVAIGIVYGIWLSKQPPQLTRHVNQPTPPGTGSAKAAKT, from the coding sequence ATGCGTCAGGTACTGTTTCGTATAACTCTGGATGGTTCCGTCAATCTTGGACCGTTGGGAGAAATTCCTCTCTTTGGATTTGGGCTGGTTCTGTTGATCTGGACCCTGTTTAACGGAGGGTTGCTCTGGTTCAGCCGGCAGAATAAATCGGACGAAGAGAAAAGCTCGATCCTGCGTTCCACGTTGGTGACCTGGGCGATTGGGTCCGTCGTAATCTTTCTGCTCCCGAATTTCGCTTCACGAATCCCTCAGGGGATCCCGGTGTTTGGTTATGGGTTCATGGTGATGCTCGGAATCCTTGCCGGTGGCTGGACAGCCGGACGGAGGGCCGAGTCAGTCGGAATTCCCAAACAAGTGATGTGGGATACCGCTTTTGCCGTCGTATTTATGGGCATTGTCGGGGCTCGACTCTTCTTCGTCGTTCAATATTCAGAATCTGTTTTTCAGGGAGTTAATTCCCTGCCCGGTTATTTCTTTGCTCTGGTCAATCTGCCCGATGGCGGACTGGTACTCTATGGCGGCTTAATCGCGGGTACACTCACGTTCTTTGCTCGCTGTTATCTGAAGGGGTACTCCCCCAGACTGATTGCGGACATCGCGGCTCCCTCTATGCTGCTGGGGATGGCGTTTGGACGAATCGGTTGCCTGTTCAATGGTTGCTGCTGGGGCGACCGCTGTACGCTTCCCTGGGCAATCACCTTCCCACAAAACAGCGTCCCTTATATGTCTCTCGTGAAACGTGGTTTTCTCTCCCCCGAAGCACTTCAAACGATTCCGCTCCACCCCAGCCAGATTTACAGCTCCGTCAACGCGCTGATTCTGTCCGTGTTGGCAGCTGCGTATTTTCATCGACGGGCGAAAGATGGCCAGGTGACGTTGCTCGTCCTGATCATTTATCCGATCACGAGGTTCCTCATCGAATTCATTCGCGGGGATGAAATGGGCCAGTTTGATACTTCGATGACGATCTCGCAGTGGGTGAGCCTGCTGATCGTGGCGATTGGCATCGTTTACGGCATCTGGTTATCGAAACAACCTCCGCAATTAACACGGCATGTCAATCAACCGACGCCTCCCGGAACAGGTTCAGCCAAAGCGGCCAAGACTTAA
- the scpB gene encoding SMC-Scp complex subunit ScpB, giving the protein MYSSPISLRNTAADDWSRRATSHSIDEWKQARLRRGAATEVQQAPLVESLQGRSRKEARLEAVLFVAEGSLSARKLAQFATLSDHKEARVLVETLNEAYQRSQCSFRIECVAGGFRMLTRPEFASWLDKLHDRKAEVQLSSPAMETLTIVAYRQPVTRADIEAVRGVQSTEILKLLMEKGLVRITGEDDSLGRPYLYGTTNLFLESFGLSSLKDLPMREEFEVKEEPVEEEEPEAEDEETFEEVATNEIVSDESIDTQSDESAEDTVKDVIVDAEELEIEDDSEDDSEDDSEDDSEDDSEDDDEDDELDEEEDEDDEDLEDEDYLEDDSSDEQVA; this is encoded by the coding sequence GTGTACTCTTCCCCCATCAGTCTGAGAAATACTGCAGCTGATGACTGGAGCAGGAGAGCGACATCCCATTCGATAGATGAATGGAAGCAGGCCCGTCTTCGCCGTGGCGCTGCTACCGAAGTCCAACAGGCACCGCTGGTCGAGAGCTTGCAGGGCCGCTCTCGTAAGGAAGCCCGCCTCGAAGCTGTCTTGTTCGTTGCAGAGGGATCATTGTCCGCCCGAAAACTGGCTCAATTTGCGACGTTATCCGATCACAAAGAAGCCCGTGTCTTAGTCGAAACATTGAATGAGGCCTACCAACGGTCCCAGTGCAGTTTTCGTATCGAGTGTGTCGCGGGTGGGTTTCGCATGCTGACCCGGCCTGAATTCGCTTCCTGGCTCGACAAGCTTCACGATCGCAAAGCCGAAGTCCAACTTTCCTCTCCCGCGATGGAAACACTCACCATCGTCGCCTACAGGCAGCCTGTGACGCGCGCCGATATCGAAGCTGTTCGCGGAGTTCAGTCGACCGAAATCCTGAAACTGCTCATGGAAAAGGGACTGGTTCGCATTACGGGCGAAGACGATTCGCTCGGGCGTCCGTACCTCTACGGAACGACCAATCTCTTCCTGGAATCCTTTGGCCTGAGCAGTCTCAAAGATCTTCCCATGCGGGAAGAGTTCGAAGTTAAAGAGGAACCCGTCGAAGAGGAAGAACCTGAAGCCGAAGACGAGGAGACATTTGAAGAAGTCGCGACGAATGAAATCGTCAGCGATGAATCCATCGACACCCAGTCAGATGAATCAGCTGAAGACACCGTCAAAGATGTAATCGTCGATGCAGAGGAACTCGAAATCGAAGATGATTCCGAAGATGATTCCGAAGATGATTCCGAAGATGATTCCGAAGATGATTCCGAAGATGATGACGAAGACGACGAACTGGACGAGGAAGAAGACGAGGACGACGAGGATCTGGAAGATGAGGACTACCTGGAAGACGACTCCTCAGACGAGCAAGTCGCTTGA
- a CDS encoding ABC transporter ATP-binding protein — MENSTAKPVAKTNGAAVIESRGLSKYYGPFIATEDVTFSVSQGEIVAFLGPNGAGKSTTMKMLTGFLAPSKGESRIAGHLMQEQEERILASQKIGYLPENGPLYNEMTPASFLKYMGSARNLSGSKLQERLDYVCEQCSLNTVWNKAISKLSRGYRQRVGMAHALLHDPEVLILDEPTSGLDPNQVHEVRTLIRNLGKSKTLLLSTHILSEVEAVCDRVLLISSGRLVFDGSVSEMAGTENNLEDRFRELTGNCKV; from the coding sequence ATGGAAAATTCTACCGCGAAACCTGTTGCCAAAACGAATGGGGCAGCCGTGATCGAATCCCGCGGTTTGAGTAAGTACTACGGCCCATTCATCGCGACCGAAGACGTCACCTTTTCCGTTTCCCAAGGTGAGATTGTCGCCTTCCTCGGGCCGAATGGTGCCGGTAAATCGACCACCATGAAAATGCTGACCGGTTTTCTGGCTCCCTCCAAGGGGGAGTCACGCATCGCCGGCCATTTAATGCAAGAGCAGGAAGAACGGATTCTGGCCAGCCAGAAAATCGGCTACCTACCCGAGAATGGCCCACTCTACAACGAAATGACTCCCGCGAGTTTTCTGAAATACATGGGTTCTGCCCGTAACCTGTCCGGTTCAAAGTTACAGGAACGGCTAGATTACGTTTGCGAACAATGCTCATTGAACACGGTTTGGAATAAAGCGATTAGCAAGCTGTCTCGTGGTTATCGACAGCGGGTTGGTATGGCGCACGCCCTGTTACACGACCCCGAGGTTCTGATTCTCGATGAGCCTACCAGTGGGCTCGACCCGAACCAGGTCCATGAGGTCCGGACATTAATCCGGAATCTCGGTAAATCAAAAACCTTGTTGCTCTCGACCCATATTCTGAGCGAAGTCGAAGCGGTCTGCGACCGTGTGCTTCTCATCAGCTCCGGTCGATTAGTCTTTGACGGATCCGTTTCGGAAATGGCAGGGACTGAGAACAATCTCGAAGACCGTTTCCGCGAGTTAACCGGCAATTGCAAAGTGTGA
- the panC gene encoding pantoate--beta-alanine ligase, translating to MPRLLTTIPEVRDAISTCRKQNGDEAKIGFVPTMGALHRGHAALIEAAAAECETVIVSIFVNPTQFAPHEDLDKYPRTLEADLELCDEYGAAIVFHPSAKEMYPPEFRSVVDVEGVTGLLEGEHRPTHFQGVTTVVMKLFNIVQADRAYFGQKDYQQQMVIRKMVEDLNLPVEIVTVPTWRDPDGLALSSRNKFLSSTEREQALVLSRVLKSTADRIRTGETDFQMLVTQAIVEITETGLKPDYFSIANTKTLEKLQAPLAEMVLLVAAYAGSTRLIDNSTVSLSH from the coding sequence GTGCCGCGCCTCCTTACGACCATCCCGGAAGTTCGGGATGCCATTTCTACTTGTCGAAAACAGAATGGCGATGAGGCGAAAATCGGGTTTGTACCGACGATGGGTGCCCTGCATCGAGGTCATGCGGCCTTAATAGAAGCGGCTGCCGCAGAATGTGAGACCGTTATCGTCAGCATTTTTGTGAACCCAACTCAGTTTGCCCCCCATGAAGATCTGGACAAGTATCCGCGCACATTAGAAGCAGATCTGGAATTGTGTGACGAATACGGTGCCGCAATTGTGTTTCACCCCTCGGCAAAAGAGATGTACCCCCCCGAGTTTCGTTCGGTGGTCGATGTTGAAGGAGTGACTGGTCTGCTGGAAGGGGAACATCGCCCTACTCACTTTCAGGGCGTGACGACCGTCGTCATGAAGCTATTTAACATTGTGCAGGCAGACCGGGCCTATTTTGGTCAGAAGGATTACCAGCAGCAGATGGTGATTCGCAAAATGGTCGAGGATCTTAACCTTCCAGTTGAAATTGTGACAGTCCCCACCTGGCGCGATCCCGACGGACTGGCTTTAAGCAGCCGTAACAAATTTCTTTCCTCTACGGAACGAGAGCAGGCACTCGTACTTTCACGGGTTTTGAAGAGCACTGCGGATCGAATTCGAACGGGAGAGACTGATTTTCAGATGCTCGTAACGCAAGCGATTGTCGAAATCACCGAGACGGGGCTTAAGCCTGACTACTTCAGCATTGCGAATACGAAGACGTTAGAGAAACTTCAGGCACCGCTGGCCGAGATGGTTTTACTCGTCGCTGCGTATGCCGGATCAACCCGATTGATTGACAACAGCACGGTCAGCCTGTCACATTAA
- a CDS encoding Gldg family protein, whose amino-acid sequence MLRMHVLKAVFQRNVQSYFSSALGYLIIVVFVVAGAFLAFNPLFFTNNLANLDQLSLYFPMLLLFLIPAITMTTWSEEKKLGTEELLFTLPASDVEILLGKYFASLAVYTAGLFFSISHVIVLMVIGEPDIPLMIATYLGYWLAGASLISVGMFASALTNNATIAFVWGTTLCAVPVFIDRIAPGSEVLRGLSLSSQLSDFTIGLIPLSGVLYFVFLTIFFLYLNYILISRRHWSNSAREHMGGHYMIRGASIGVLLFALLYSNNVVGLLSMQADATSEQIYSLSDTTRNMIEEIDENRPITIQAFISKNVPREYVDARSKLIGLLKQYGKLGGSSIDVRIVDVEVYSDEAEEAEILGVQPTSVVTEQDGRRQEIRIYMGVVLTSSYDEVVIPLVGPGTPIEYELTRSLQTVSNNERLKLGVLTTDANVMSGGNSWEIIRELKQQYEVEQVSPDTEINAEEIDVLLAVLPSSLTEPQMKNLVDYVKSGAPAVILDDPMPIAFGSAFGGISNAPRQPKPAPGGGMMGMQQQQPEPKASEGQATTLLESLGLIWQYDQIVWDTFNPHPQFEAVPPEFLFVTSKSGNAQAISSANPITSGLQEVLAFFSGTVKPAPNSNLDYTPLLATGENSGLMGWDEFTSPSFNMFQRTPSIQIKPDRSYFKDPETHVIACYVKGEDRNVVYVADIDMISDFFFQERRANNLNVTLDNVTFILNSIDQVAGVEDFIPLRKRRAKHRTLTYVEKMTSAFTSQLTKERETATKAAEEELTERRKSLQEKAEAIRTNTEMTDRLKQIRLEQLQQSEQRQMEVEETKIEQEKESRIEKARAESQRKIRHAENKIRYWATFLSPLPALLLGIMIVSMRLVSERRSISTERRVK is encoded by the coding sequence ATGTTGCGAATGCATGTACTGAAAGCGGTGTTTCAGCGCAACGTACAGAGCTATTTTTCGAGCGCTCTTGGTTACTTGATCATTGTAGTGTTCGTAGTCGCCGGTGCGTTTCTGGCTTTCAATCCGCTTTTCTTCACGAACAATCTGGCGAATCTCGATCAGCTCAGCCTCTACTTCCCGATGCTGCTCCTCTTTCTGATCCCAGCGATCACCATGACCACCTGGTCGGAAGAGAAGAAGCTGGGAACCGAAGAGCTGCTCTTTACTTTACCTGCGTCCGACGTCGAAATTCTGCTGGGAAAATACTTCGCCAGTCTGGCTGTATATACCGCGGGGCTCTTTTTCTCAATCAGTCACGTCATCGTGCTGATGGTCATCGGTGAGCCCGATATCCCACTCATGATCGCGACCTATCTCGGCTACTGGCTCGCAGGCGCGTCACTCATCAGCGTCGGTATGTTTGCTTCCGCACTGACGAATAACGCGACGATTGCTTTCGTCTGGGGAACGACTCTCTGTGCCGTTCCCGTATTCATCGATCGCATTGCACCCGGTAGTGAGGTTCTGCGGGGACTCAGTCTCTCCAGCCAGCTCAGCGACTTCACCATCGGGCTGATTCCTTTAAGCGGCGTTCTGTATTTTGTTTTTCTGACCATCTTCTTCCTCTATCTGAATTACATCCTTATCAGCCGACGTCACTGGTCGAATTCAGCACGGGAGCATATGGGCGGACATTACATGATTCGGGGGGCTTCGATTGGAGTACTGCTTTTCGCCCTGCTGTATTCGAATAATGTCGTCGGTCTGCTGTCCATGCAGGCCGATGCGACCAGCGAACAGATCTACAGTCTGTCCGATACCACTCGGAACATGATTGAGGAGATCGATGAAAATCGACCAATAACGATTCAGGCATTCATCAGCAAAAACGTTCCCCGCGAATATGTCGATGCCCGCAGCAAATTGATCGGTCTCCTTAAGCAGTATGGCAAGCTCGGCGGTAGTAGCATCGATGTCCGAATTGTCGATGTAGAAGTCTACAGCGATGAAGCAGAAGAAGCGGAAATTCTTGGAGTTCAACCCACGAGTGTCGTAACAGAACAGGATGGCCGCCGGCAGGAAATTCGTATCTACATGGGCGTCGTCCTGACCAGCAGCTACGACGAAGTCGTCATTCCTCTCGTTGGTCCCGGGACCCCCATCGAATACGAACTCACACGATCTTTGCAAACTGTTTCCAACAATGAGCGATTAAAGCTGGGTGTGTTGACCACGGATGCCAACGTCATGTCTGGAGGAAACAGTTGGGAAATCATCCGGGAACTCAAACAGCAATATGAAGTGGAACAGGTTTCTCCCGACACCGAAATTAACGCAGAAGAAATCGATGTCCTGTTGGCCGTTCTGCCATCGTCGCTGACCGAGCCGCAAATGAAAAACCTTGTTGACTATGTCAAATCGGGTGCACCGGCAGTGATTCTGGATGACCCTATGCCGATCGCATTCGGTTCCGCCTTCGGGGGAATTTCGAACGCGCCCCGCCAACCCAAACCAGCCCCCGGTGGAGGCATGATGGGGATGCAGCAACAACAGCCCGAACCCAAAGCGAGCGAAGGACAAGCGACGACTCTGCTTGAATCGTTGGGACTTATCTGGCAATACGATCAGATCGTCTGGGACACATTCAATCCGCATCCTCAGTTTGAAGCGGTGCCTCCCGAGTTTCTGTTTGTCACCTCCAAAAGTGGCAACGCGCAGGCGATCAGTTCCGCCAACCCGATTACGAGTGGCCTGCAGGAGGTCCTGGCTTTCTTTTCGGGAACAGTCAAACCTGCCCCCAACAGCAACCTCGACTACACACCGCTGCTGGCTACAGGCGAAAACTCTGGCCTGATGGGTTGGGATGAATTCACTTCTCCCAGCTTCAACATGTTCCAGAGAACTCCTTCGATCCAAATCAAACCCGATCGATCTTACTTTAAAGATCCAGAGACGCACGTCATTGCCTGCTATGTGAAGGGCGAAGACCGAAATGTCGTCTACGTCGCCGACATCGATATGATCTCGGACTTCTTTTTCCAGGAACGACGGGCCAACAATTTAAATGTGACTCTGGATAACGTTACTTTTATATTGAACTCGATCGATCAGGTCGCTGGCGTCGAAGATTTCATTCCGCTACGCAAACGCCGTGCTAAACATCGCACGTTGACTTACGTCGAGAAAATGACTTCTGCCTTTACCAGCCAGCTCACTAAAGAGCGGGAAACGGCAACCAAAGCGGCGGAAGAGGAACTCACCGAACGACGTAAAAGTTTGCAGGAAAAAGCTGAAGCCATTCGGACGAATACGGAAATGACAGACCGTCTCAAACAGATTCGTCTGGAACAACTCCAGCAGAGCGAACAGCGTCAAATGGAAGTCGAAGAGACCAAAATCGAACAGGAAAAAGAATCCCGTATCGAGAAAGCTCGAGCAGAATCGCAGCGAAAAATTCGGCATGCGGAAAATAAGATTCGTTACTGGGCAACCTTCCTCTCGCCGTTACCCGCTCTGTTGCTCGGCATTATGATCGTCAGCATGCGGTTGGTTTCAGAACGAAGAAGTATCTCAACCGAACGACGCGTAAAGTAG
- a CDS encoding DUF4340 domain-containing protein, protein MNQESKRTAIYVGLAAAALLIALWAEAAIRPAELQEFAKVGTEFYPEFKDPTEAASLYLYTYDEEKAESPEFSIVFKDGAYRIPRYNDYPADAEEKLAKTAASLIGLERDALAGRRSSEHERYGVIAPRSSESAKLEGRGSRITIKNEQGETLVDYIIGKQVEGETNQFYVRQPDEKETYKVRLDIDLSTKFSDWVDQDLLKISQSDLRDIELNRYSVDPQTGGLTQGTISELTRPDANSDWELAGFESEEQQVNQDQIRTMSSTLDNLELLGVRQKPQGVNANVEIDQSIVQNQLIFQGLVQDLASRGFYVAPNENEEYYLYADQGEVGLGASNGLAYTLRFGDVFSGSLEEIEAGFLSDGSKEEDTNEATVEAEASTAQGEVENPDETETESADENKSDNLKQGRYLFISVDFDESLLGEAPVEPTKPVKPETPAEEEKPADEPGSEEPVSEEEAAENSNQPAVAERPEDESAPEEEPPAEEATTEEESTEAETADPEAEYQAALEQYEADFQAYEAALEAYNQRKEDGQKKAAESNERFASWYYVISEESFAKLHVPQEDLLQPIGAEDAAGSAGQPQLPPGLNLPNFNLPQGN, encoded by the coding sequence ATGAATCAGGAATCAAAACGAACAGCCATTTACGTTGGCCTTGCTGCGGCCGCCTTGTTAATCGCCTTATGGGCGGAAGCGGCAATCCGACCGGCCGAATTACAGGAATTTGCCAAAGTCGGTACGGAATTCTATCCGGAATTCAAAGACCCGACCGAAGCAGCTTCGCTGTATCTATATACATACGACGAAGAAAAGGCGGAATCGCCCGAGTTCTCGATCGTATTCAAGGATGGGGCTTATCGAATTCCCCGCTACAACGACTATCCCGCTGATGCCGAAGAGAAACTGGCCAAGACTGCGGCTTCACTGATCGGACTGGAACGCGACGCCCTCGCTGGACGTCGATCATCCGAACACGAACGTTACGGAGTGATCGCTCCCCGCAGTTCGGAAAGTGCCAAACTCGAAGGCCGCGGCAGCCGCATCACAATCAAAAACGAGCAGGGTGAAACCCTGGTCGACTACATCATCGGGAAACAAGTTGAAGGCGAGACGAATCAATTTTACGTCCGTCAGCCGGATGAAAAAGAAACATACAAAGTTCGTCTGGATATCGATCTCTCTACCAAATTCAGTGACTGGGTCGATCAGGATTTGCTCAAAATCAGTCAGTCTGATTTACGTGACATCGAGTTGAACCGTTACTCCGTTGACCCCCAAACAGGTGGTCTGACTCAGGGAACAATCAGTGAATTGACTCGTCCAGACGCCAATTCCGATTGGGAACTTGCTGGTTTTGAAAGTGAAGAGCAACAGGTGAATCAGGACCAGATCCGCACCATGAGCTCGACGCTCGACAATCTGGAACTGCTCGGTGTCCGCCAGAAACCACAAGGAGTCAACGCGAACGTTGAAATCGATCAATCCATCGTACAGAACCAGTTGATCTTCCAGGGGCTAGTACAGGACCTCGCTTCTCGTGGGTTCTATGTCGCTCCCAATGAAAACGAAGAATACTATCTGTACGCAGATCAGGGAGAGGTTGGTCTCGGTGCCTCTAATGGACTCGCCTACACACTCCGATTCGGTGATGTCTTCAGTGGTTCTCTCGAAGAGATTGAAGCTGGGTTTCTCTCCGATGGCAGCAAAGAAGAAGATACCAATGAGGCTACTGTCGAAGCAGAAGCATCCACAGCTCAGGGCGAAGTGGAAAACCCGGATGAGACTGAAACTGAATCCGCCGACGAGAATAAATCGGACAATCTCAAACAGGGTCGGTATCTTTTCATCTCGGTTGATTTCGATGAATCCCTGCTCGGAGAAGCTCCCGTCGAGCCAACCAAACCTGTGAAACCGGAAACACCTGCTGAAGAAGAAAAACCTGCTGATGAGCCTGGTTCAGAAGAGCCTGTTTCGGAAGAGGAAGCAGCCGAGAATTCCAATCAGCCTGCCGTCGCTGAACGGCCCGAGGATGAATCGGCACCGGAAGAAGAACCCCCAGCTGAAGAGGCCACTACGGAAGAGGAATCGACCGAAGCCGAAACTGCCGATCCCGAGGCCGAATACCAAGCCGCTCTTGAGCAGTACGAGGCGGATTTCCAAGCTTATGAAGCCGCTCTTGAGGCGTATAATCAGCGAAAAGAGGACGGCCAGAAGAAAGCTGCCGAGAGTAACGAACGGTTCGCCAGTTGGTATTATGTGATCTCGGAAGAGAGCTTTGCCAAGCTGCATGTTCCCCAAGAGGATCTTCTGCAGCCCATCGGAGCTGAAGATGCGGCGGGGTCCGCCGGACAGCCCCAACTACCTCCCGGCCTGAATTTACCTAACTTCAACCTGCCACAGGGAAACTAA